In Porphyromonas cangingivalis, a genomic segment contains:
- a CDS encoding AAA family ATPase produces the protein MENNVVDVRALTELIERESRFLDLLDTGMNSVIVGQKHLRESLLIGLLANGHILLEGVPGLAKTLAIKTLASLMDAEFSRIQFTPDLLPADVIGTQIYSQKNESFSVKQGPIFANLVLADEINRAPAKVQSALLEAMQEKQVTIGEETFKLPDPFLVMATQNPIDQEGTYTLPEAQTDRFMLKVNVGYPTKEEERKIILDQIKETKADVRPVVTIDNIKHARSIVHQVYIDEKIHKYIVDIVFATRFPAESGLPNLTNMISYGASPRASINLALAARAYAFIKRRGFVIPEDIRAVCHDVLRHRIGLSYEAEANNLKPEEVINEILDKVDVP, from the coding sequence ATGGAGAACAATGTTGTAGATGTCCGTGCGTTGACGGAACTTATCGAGCGTGAGAGCCGATTTTTGGATCTTTTGGACACCGGGATGAACTCTGTCATCGTCGGGCAGAAGCACTTGAGAGAGAGCTTACTCATCGGCTTGCTGGCCAATGGACACATCCTCTTGGAGGGGGTGCCGGGTCTCGCGAAAACATTGGCAATCAAGACTCTCGCATCACTTATGGATGCTGAGTTCAGTCGTATTCAGTTCACCCCGGACTTGTTGCCTGCCGACGTGATAGGGACACAGATATACAGTCAGAAGAATGAGTCTTTCAGTGTCAAACAAGGCCCCATCTTCGCCAACCTTGTTCTCGCCGATGAGATCAACCGTGCGCCTGCCAAGGTGCAGAGTGCTCTCCTCGAGGCGATGCAGGAAAAGCAGGTGACGATCGGAGAGGAGACATTCAAGCTACCCGACCCATTCTTGGTCATGGCGACACAGAACCCCATAGACCAAGAGGGTACGTATACCCTTCCCGAAGCTCAGACCGACCGTTTCATGCTCAAGGTAAATGTCGGCTACCCCACGAAGGAGGAGGAGCGTAAGATCATCTTGGATCAAATCAAGGAGACCAAGGCCGATGTCCGTCCTGTCGTGACCATCGACAACATCAAGCATGCTCGCAGCATAGTCCACCAAGTGTACATAGATGAGAAGATACACAAGTATATTGTGGATATCGTCTTTGCAACAAGATTTCCGGCCGAGAGTGGGCTTCCCAATCTGACAAACATGATCAGTTATGGGGCATCTCCTCGTGCGTCGATCAATCTTGCTTTGGCAGCGAGAGCTTATGCCTTCATCAAGCGTAGGGGATTTGTGATACCTGAAGACATACGTGCGGTATGTCATGATGTCCTTCGTCATCGCATCGGTCTCTCCTACGAAGCCGAAGCAAACAACTTGAAGCCCGAAGAGGTCATCAACGAGATATTGGACAAGGTCGACGTGCCTTGA
- a CDS encoding vWA domain-containing protein has protein sequence MIFAYPSVFFVLLVVPLLVALYIYRRKVPATFTLSTTKGVSHISKGWRTHLFWLPFALLLASIIFVVIALARPQRTHSKSNSTTEGINIVMAMDISTSMLAEDLKPNRLEAAKDVAAQFISSRPNDNIGLVVFAGESFTQCPMTTDQATLLNLLQGIQTGIINDGTAIGNGLATAISRLKDVEGKDSKVVILLTDGSNNSGEITPLTAAEIAQALGVRIYTIGVGTQGTAPYPFQTPFGIQYQNVPVDIDEGTLQSIAEKSGGHYFRATDNNSLEAIYSEIDKMEKIKIKVETFTQKEELFLPFLLAGLVCLVLCFLLRTTLLRTLP, from the coding sequence ATGATATTTGCTTATCCGTCGGTCTTTTTTGTGTTGCTGGTAGTCCCGCTGCTGGTAGCTCTTTACATATATAGAAGAAAGGTACCTGCGACATTTACACTGTCGACAACAAAAGGGGTTTCCCATATCTCCAAAGGCTGGAGGACACATTTGTTCTGGTTGCCGTTTGCCCTCCTCTTGGCAAGTATAATCTTTGTGGTTATTGCCTTGGCGAGACCCCAACGCACACATTCCAAAAGCAATTCAACGACAGAGGGTATCAACATCGTCATGGCGATGGACATCTCGACAAGTATGCTTGCAGAGGACTTGAAGCCAAACAGGCTTGAGGCCGCAAAGGATGTGGCAGCACAGTTTATATCTTCGCGCCCCAACGATAATATCGGCTTAGTCGTCTTTGCAGGCGAGAGCTTCACCCAGTGCCCTATGACCACAGACCAAGCGACTCTTCTCAATCTGTTGCAGGGTATCCAGACAGGCATCATCAATGATGGTACGGCCATAGGTAATGGACTTGCAACAGCCATCAGTCGTCTGAAAGATGTCGAGGGAAAAGACTCCAAAGTCGTAATCTTGCTCACCGATGGATCAAATAACTCGGGAGAAATCACACCTCTGACAGCTGCCGAAATCGCACAGGCACTGGGTGTGCGTATCTATACGATAGGGGTGGGCACACAAGGGACTGCACCTTATCCCTTTCAGACACCTTTTGGGATACAATATCAGAATGTTCCCGTGGACATAGATGAGGGCACTTTGCAGTCTATTGCCGAAAAGTCAGGCGGGCATTATTTCAGAGCGACCGACAATAACAGCCTGGAAGCCATTTATAGCGAAATCGATAAGATGGAGAAGATAAAAATCAAGGTGGAGACGTTTACTCAGAAGGAGGAACTATTCTTACCCTTCTTGCTTGCAGGACTCGTGTGCTTGGTATTGTGTTTCCTTCTTCGCACGACACTTTTGAGGACGTTGCCATAA
- a CDS encoding VWA domain-containing protein, with the protein MIRFLYPYFFFLFIPIAFLGLFSFFRILRLRRIIKQFGDSALVKDLMPDLSFKRKVVKDIIVVSSLVLMTIALARPQMGSKTEKVKKEGIEVIICMDISNSMLSDDVKPSRLERAKGIVSKLVDNLSNDKVGLILFAGDAFVQLPITSDFVSAKMFLSTATPDLIAAQGTAIGKAVNLAVRSFTSNEAVKKTIILITDGENHEDDALKAVKEAKDKGVLVNVIGVGTPQGGPIPLEGSQKYLLDENGQMVITKINEVMAQEIAQESGGVYILANDVSTTTRIIRKELDKIEKSELESTVYSAYDEKFHYFLIPALLLLIFDVIYLDRKNRYLRGMKLFGE; encoded by the coding sequence ATGATACGTTTCTTATATCCATATTTCTTTTTTCTATTCATTCCGATAGCCTTTTTGGGGCTGTTTTCATTCTTCCGTATCCTAAGATTGCGGAGGATCATAAAACAGTTCGGAGACTCGGCCTTGGTGAAAGACCTCATGCCTGATCTCTCCTTCAAGCGTAAGGTGGTCAAGGATATTATAGTGGTCTCTTCTTTGGTCTTGATGACCATAGCGTTGGCGCGACCACAGATGGGAAGTAAGACCGAAAAGGTAAAAAAGGAGGGGATAGAGGTCATCATATGTATGGACATCTCCAACTCCATGCTTTCGGATGACGTCAAGCCGTCAAGGTTGGAGCGTGCAAAAGGGATTGTTTCGAAGCTTGTGGACAATCTCAGCAACGACAAGGTCGGTCTGATACTTTTTGCCGGAGATGCTTTTGTACAGTTACCGATAACATCTGACTTCGTTTCGGCAAAGATGTTCTTGTCGACAGCCACCCCCGATCTCATAGCGGCACAGGGGACAGCCATCGGCAAGGCCGTAAATCTTGCTGTACGAAGCTTTACGAGCAATGAAGCCGTAAAGAAGACGATCATCCTCATCACTGATGGCGAAAACCACGAGGATGATGCTCTCAAAGCTGTCAAAGAAGCAAAAGACAAAGGTGTCCTCGTCAATGTCATCGGGGTCGGCACACCTCAGGGTGGTCCTATACCGCTTGAAGGAAGTCAAAAATATCTTCTTGACGAAAACGGTCAAATGGTCATTACCAAGATAAACGAGGTGATGGCACAAGAGATTGCTCAAGAGAGTGGGGGTGTCTATATCCTGGCCAATGATGTATCTACGACGACACGAATCATCAGAAAAGAACTGGACAAGATCGAAAAGAGTGAATTGGAGAGCACCGTTTATAGTGCTTATGATGAGAAGTTCCACTACTTCCTGATTCCGGCACTGTTACTTCTGATATTCGATGTCATCTATCTTGATCGCAAGAACAGGTACCTGAGAGGGATGAAACTATTTGGCGAATAA
- the hemW gene encoding radical SAM family heme chaperone HemW, with the protein MAGIYIHVPFCVSKCSYCDFYSVATLKKMQDYIQALKRELKVRRYELDGHTVDTVYWGGGTPSLLSEKHISEIMCLLRDTYNISDNAEITIECNPGDYNKQRISHIIGSGINRFSLGAQSFSDDTLKLLGRRHSAKETETMFTAIRELGIHNISLDLIYGIPGSDIDDLNRDIDTLIKLHPTHISAYHLIYEEGTPMYYALEQGRISELPEELSLEMSHTVSQRLQDAGYEHYEVSSYALPGMRSRHNSSYWQDIPYIGLGPSAHSYIHPWRSTNPSNLTLYVESLTQQDFLLRDFEYITADLAFEEYLMTHLRTSDGISLETVRSRFGQEKAAHLQTRINLYVSEGLMAEHNERIRFTQRGLDISNTIISSLF; encoded by the coding sequence ATGGCAGGTATTTATATACATGTCCCTTTTTGCGTCTCTAAATGTAGCTATTGCGATTTCTACTCAGTAGCGACATTGAAGAAGATGCAAGACTATATACAAGCTCTAAAAAGGGAGCTAAAAGTCCGACGGTACGAACTGGATGGACATACCGTAGATACGGTTTACTGGGGTGGAGGCACCCCTTCTTTGTTGTCTGAAAAGCATATCAGTGAAATTATGTGCTTGCTCAGAGATACTTATAACATCTCAGACAATGCCGAGATCACGATTGAATGCAATCCTGGCGACTACAACAAACAAAGGATCTCACATATCATAGGGTCGGGCATCAATCGTTTTAGCCTTGGAGCCCAGTCTTTTTCTGATGATACGTTAAAATTACTAGGCCGTCGTCACTCTGCAAAGGAGACTGAGACCATGTTTACTGCCATCAGAGAGCTTGGGATACACAACATCTCTTTGGACCTCATATATGGCATCCCGGGTAGTGATATTGATGATCTTAATCGGGATATCGATACGCTCATAAAACTACATCCGACGCATATATCTGCATATCATCTTATCTATGAGGAGGGGACTCCTATGTACTATGCTCTCGAACAAGGACGAATATCTGAGTTGCCCGAAGAGTTGAGTTTGGAGATGTCGCACACCGTGAGCCAAAGGCTACAAGATGCAGGGTACGAACACTATGAAGTCTCCAGTTATGCTCTTCCCGGTATGAGGTCACGTCACAATTCCTCTTATTGGCAGGACATCCCTTATATCGGACTTGGCCCATCTGCACATAGCTATATACACCCGTGGCGTTCGACCAATCCATCGAACTTAACCCTTTATGTGGAAAGTCTTACCCAACAAGATTTTTTGTTGCGAGACTTTGAGTATATCACGGCAGATCTGGCTTTTGAGGAGTACCTGATGACCCATTTGCGTACCTCTGACGGTATTTCTTTGGAGACTGTCAGGTCAAGATTTGGGCAGGAAAAAGCGGCACATCTGCAGACTCGGATCAACTTATATGTTTCCGAAGGTTTGATGGCAGAGCACAATGAACGAATACGCTTTACTCAAAGAGGACTCGATATTTCGAATACGATCATTTCCTCACTGTTCTAA
- a CDS encoding tetratricopeptide repeat protein yields MKRLIIMALLLFVSGGSHVVFGQKEVRQYSRKGTKLYKKKEYSKAEIEYRKALEINPNDKVSNYNLANTLYSTKRGEEAMKLYASLMETQKNSPGEKADVAHNLGNVFMSDKKYEEAIQAYKESLRARPDDEETRYNLALAQKLLEQQKQQQQQQQQQKQDDKQQENQDQNKDQQNNELQQDQQEKKEDKTQQQEDPSEEKMSKDNAQKILEAFLKDEKDTQKKVDKAKQLRSRSGKNKKQW; encoded by the coding sequence ATGAAACGACTAATAATTATGGCTTTGCTCCTCTTTGTTTCGGGAGGATCTCATGTCGTCTTCGGACAAAAAGAGGTAAGACAATACTCTCGCAAAGGGACCAAGCTTTATAAGAAAAAGGAATACTCCAAAGCTGAGATAGAATATCGCAAGGCCTTGGAAATAAATCCCAACGATAAGGTATCAAACTACAACCTTGCCAACACCCTTTACAGTACCAAGAGGGGAGAAGAGGCTATGAAGCTATATGCTTCGCTCATGGAGACGCAAAAGAACTCTCCCGGCGAAAAGGCGGATGTGGCTCACAACTTGGGTAATGTCTTTATGTCAGATAAAAAGTATGAGGAAGCCATTCAGGCTTACAAGGAGTCACTAAGAGCTCGCCCGGATGATGAGGAGACTCGCTATAATCTTGCGCTGGCTCAGAAACTGCTGGAGCAACAAAAACAACAACAGCAGCAACAACAACAGCAAAAGCAAGACGACAAGCAACAAGAGAATCAAGATCAAAACAAAGATCAACAAAACAACGAGCTGCAACAAGATCAGCAGGAGAAAAAAGAGGATAAAACCCAACAGCAAGAGGATCCTTCAGAAGAAAAGATGTCCAAGGATAATGCTCAGAAGATCCTTGAAGCCTTCTTGAAGGATGAGAAAGATACACAGAAGAAGGTAGACAAGGCGAAACAACTACGCAGTCGCTCCGGAAAGAATAAAAAACAATGGTAA
- a CDS encoding thiamine pyrophosphate-dependent enzyme yields the protein MDIKDIIKPENLVYQKPKLMNDTQMHYCPGCSHGVVHKLVAEIIEEMNMGEQSIGVAPVGCAVFAYKYIDIDWQEAAHGRAPALATAIKRLNPDKLVFTYQGDGDLAAIGTAETIHACNRGENITIIFINNGIYGMTGGQMAPTTLPGMKTATCPAGRNVELNGYPLKISNLLKELDGTCYVTRQSVHNAPSVKKAKKAIRKAFENSLNRKGTSVVEIVSTCNSGWKLSPAASNDWMVENMFAHYPIGDLKDE from the coding sequence ATGGATATTAAAGATATTATCAAACCCGAAAACTTGGTGTATCAAAAGCCAAAGCTAATGAATGATACCCAGATGCACTACTGCCCGGGTTGTAGCCACGGTGTGGTGCACAAGCTCGTTGCGGAGATCATCGAAGAAATGAATATGGGCGAACAGAGTATAGGGGTCGCTCCTGTAGGATGTGCCGTATTCGCATATAAGTACATCGATATCGACTGGCAAGAGGCAGCTCACGGTAGAGCACCTGCTCTTGCAACTGCTATCAAGAGACTCAACCCGGACAAGCTCGTCTTCACATACCAGGGCGACGGTGACCTCGCAGCTATCGGTACAGCAGAAACCATCCACGCTTGTAACAGAGGTGAAAATATCACCATCATCTTCATCAACAACGGTATTTATGGTATGACGGGGGGGCAGATGGCTCCTACTACCCTACCCGGCATGAAGACTGCGACTTGTCCTGCTGGACGTAATGTCGAACTCAACGGTTATCCTCTCAAGATCTCAAACCTTCTTAAGGAACTTGATGGCACATGTTATGTTACAAGACAGTCTGTGCATAATGCCCCTTCGGTAAAGAAGGCTAAGAAAGCTATCCGTAAGGCATTCGAAAACTCCCTCAACCGTAAGGGTACTTCAGTGGTAGAAATCGTTTCTACATGTAACTCAGGCTGGAAGCTGTCTCCTGCTGCATCTAATGACTGGATGGTCGAAAATATGTTTGCACACTATCCAATCGGAGACTTAAAGGACGAGTAA
- a CDS encoding 3-methyl-2-oxobutanoate dehydrogenase subunit VorB → MSEEIKLMKGNEAIAHAAIRYGTDGYFGYPITPQSEVLETFTELAPWETTGMVVLQAESEVAAINMVYGGAGCGKRVMTSSSSPGMSLKQEGVSYLAGAELPCLLVNVMRGGPGLGTIQPSQADYFQTVKGGGHGDYRLITLAPNSVQEMVDFVALGFDLAFKYLNPAIILSDGVIGQMMEKVILPPMRPRRTEEEIRKECPWATLGKPSTREPNVITSLELDSQVMEQNNHRFQAKYARIEEHEVRFEETMCDDADYIIVAFGSSSRICSKTVELAREQGIKLGLLRPITLWPFPTKEIQRLAERVKGFLSVELNAGQMVEDVKLAVNGKVPVYHYGRMGGMLFSPDEVLDALRKEFNL, encoded by the coding sequence ATGTCAGAAGAAATTAAACTGATGAAGGGCAATGAGGCCATTGCCCACGCCGCTATCCGTTATGGTACTGATGGATACTTCGGTTATCCTATCACACCTCAGAGTGAGGTTCTTGAAACATTTACTGAACTCGCACCTTGGGAGACAACAGGTATGGTCGTACTCCAAGCAGAAAGTGAAGTCGCAGCGATCAACATGGTCTACGGAGGTGCAGGCTGTGGTAAGAGAGTCATGACATCTTCCTCGAGCCCCGGTATGAGTCTCAAGCAAGAGGGGGTATCTTACCTCGCAGGTGCTGAGCTCCCATGTCTCCTCGTCAATGTGATGCGTGGTGGCCCCGGTCTCGGTACGATCCAGCCCAGTCAGGCAGACTATTTCCAAACTGTAAAAGGTGGTGGACATGGCGACTATCGTCTCATCACACTTGCTCCTAACTCGGTGCAGGAGATGGTGGACTTCGTTGCCCTCGGATTTGACTTGGCATTCAAGTACCTTAACCCTGCGATCATCCTTTCTGACGGTGTGATCGGCCAGATGATGGAGAAGGTCATTCTTCCTCCTATGAGACCAAGAAGAACTGAGGAGGAAATCCGCAAGGAATGTCCTTGGGCTACACTCGGTAAGCCAAGTACGAGAGAGCCTAATGTCATCACATCTCTTGAGCTTGATTCTCAAGTGATGGAGCAGAATAACCATAGATTCCAAGCTAAATACGCTCGCATCGAGGAGCATGAAGTGAGATTTGAGGAAACAATGTGTGATGATGCTGACTATATCATTGTGGCATTTGGCTCTTCAAGCCGTATTTGCTCGAAGACTGTGGAGCTTGCAAGAGAACAAGGTATCAAGTTGGGTCTCCTACGCCCCATCACACTATGGCCTTTCCCAACCAAAGAGATCCAACGCCTTGCTGAAAGAGTCAAAGGCTTCTTGTCGGTAGAACTCAATGCAGGTCAGATGGTAGAGGATGTGAAACTCGCGGTCAATGGTAAAGTGCCTGTATATCACTACGGACGTATGGGCGGTATGCTTTTCTCTCCGGACGAAGTTCTCGATGCTCTTCGCAAAGAATTTAACCTATAA
- a CDS encoding DUF58 domain-containing protein, producing MITDTNELLQKIRRIEIKTKNLSRNIFAGEYRSAFKGRGMAFSEVREYRHGDDIRDIDWNVTARYAKPYIKVFEEERELTVLLLIDVSSSGRFGTHERTKRQLIAEIAGTLAFSCITNNDKVGVLFFSDRIEKFIPPAKGRKHVLHILREILLMNPEGQGTDLSKALIYANNMQKKHCSMFVLSDFINEMNYDATVSVVAKKHDVMAVQVYDPHEANLPDVGLLNVRDAETGEMMLIDSSSKAVLSAYRKYWDEICEYMQTTFSKYDISFVSTATNKDYVPSLIRLFSTRKR from the coding sequence ATGATAACAGACACCAATGAACTCCTCCAGAAGATAAGGCGCATAGAGATCAAGACGAAAAATCTCTCTCGCAATATCTTTGCCGGGGAGTATCGGTCTGCATTCAAAGGTCGAGGGATGGCGTTCAGTGAAGTCCGAGAGTATCGGCACGGTGATGACATCCGAGATATAGACTGGAACGTAACGGCGAGATATGCCAAGCCTTACATCAAGGTGTTCGAAGAAGAGCGTGAACTCACCGTGCTTCTTCTCATAGACGTGTCTTCGAGTGGACGCTTCGGTACACACGAGCGTACCAAGAGACAGCTCATCGCAGAGATTGCGGGCACGCTGGCATTCTCCTGTATCACGAACAATGATAAGGTCGGAGTACTCTTCTTTTCTGACAGGATAGAGAAGTTCATCCCTCCTGCCAAAGGCCGCAAACACGTACTACATATCCTGAGAGAGATCTTACTGATGAACCCGGAAGGACAGGGGACAGACCTGTCTAAGGCACTCATATATGCCAACAATATGCAGAAGAAGCACTGCAGTATGTTTGTCCTCTCTGACTTCATCAACGAGATGAACTATGACGCGACCGTAAGTGTCGTAGCCAAGAAGCACGATGTCATGGCGGTGCAGGTGTACGACCCACATGAGGCAAACCTGCCGGACGTGGGGCTGCTCAATGTCCGCGATGCGGAGACAGGAGAGATGATGCTGATCGATAGTTCATCGAAAGCAGTGTTGTCGGCTTACCGAAAATACTGGGATGAGATCTGTGAGTATATGCAGACGACATTCTCCAAGTACGATATCAGTTTCGTATCGACAGCAACCAATAAGGACTATGTCCCCAGCCTCATCCGTCTATTCTCTACTCGAAAACGATAG
- a CDS encoding 4Fe-4S binding protein — translation MAKIKGAVVVNTQRCKGCNLCVVSCPTKTLSLHPDEVNDKGYHYAYMKEPDLCIGCANCGTVCPDGCITVYKVKL, via the coding sequence ATGGCAAAGATCAAAGGAGCGGTAGTTGTTAATACTCAACGCTGCAAGGGCTGCAACCTCTGTGTTGTCTCTTGCCCTACTAAGACACTTTCACTTCACCCTGATGAAGTAAATGACAAAGGCTATCACTATGCCTACATGAAAGAGCCGGACTTGTGCATCGGCTGTGCCAACTGTGGTACGGTATGCCCTGATGGTTGCATCACAGTGTACAAAGTGAAGTTGTAA
- a CDS encoding response regulator transcription factor, which produces MTPRTYKVVVAIPSTLIQNFVEAQFRKTVAFKSKLTLCNDIYTLPDLLKAETPDIVVTSPNVVGDVMLPLVKERLGLPDCKFIAVCVGSMDEQLLRNYDGKFLITDKENDFIENIEKLLYEEVDEQEDLKENTLTPREKDIVVCVVKGMTNKEIASELYLSTHTVITHRRNIAKKLQIHSPAGLTIYAIVNNLVELSDIRDI; this is translated from the coding sequence ATGACCCCACGTACATATAAAGTCGTTGTCGCTATACCTTCGACACTGATCCAAAACTTTGTGGAAGCTCAGTTTCGTAAAACAGTTGCATTCAAGAGTAAGTTGACTCTTTGCAATGACATATATACTCTTCCGGATTTGCTGAAGGCAGAGACTCCGGATATCGTCGTAACATCGCCCAACGTTGTGGGCGATGTCATGTTGCCTCTCGTGAAGGAGCGTCTGGGACTCCCTGACTGTAAGTTTATCGCTGTTTGTGTGGGCAGTATGGATGAGCAACTTCTCCGTAACTATGACGGTAAGTTCTTGATTACGGACAAGGAAAATGACTTCATCGAAAATATCGAAAAACTCTTGTACGAAGAGGTAGATGAGCAAGAAGACCTAAAGGAGAATACCCTCACTCCGAGAGAGAAGGATATTGTGGTGTGTGTGGTCAAGGGTATGACGAACAAAGAGATTGCATCAGAACTATATCTCTCGACACATACTGTCATCACTCACCGTCGAAACATCGCAAAGAAGCTCCAGATACATAGCCCCGCAGGTCTCACGATATATGCCATAGTAAACAATTTGGTAGAGTTGTCTGATATTAGAGATATCTAA
- a CDS encoding lysophospholipid acyltransferase family protein encodes MGRILYVIYIVLIFTPLFAIITILTAVVAAVGSIIGLERFATMYPGMVWSKLTIILSLCRITIEGRENIPTDKYCVIACNHQSAFDIWALYGYTHIPFKWVLKGSLSRVPFVGWACRKCGFIFVDNSSPERAANVVYMANQVLKNEYHVMIFPEGTRSPDGRLGKFKKGAFKIAMDTGAPVIPISISGAYQILSKDDIIPKRGHIRLKIHPQIDSTQYPQDVRGLLALSADTRAAIESGIVP; translated from the coding sequence ATGGGTCGGATCCTGTATGTAATATACATTGTACTGATATTTACACCTCTGTTTGCCATCATCACCATCCTGACTGCTGTGGTCGCTGCCGTGGGAAGTATCATCGGACTTGAACGCTTCGCAACCATGTATCCCGGGATGGTGTGGAGCAAACTGACCATTATCTTGTCCTTATGTCGTATTACCATAGAGGGGAGAGAAAACATCCCCACAGATAAGTATTGTGTGATCGCCTGCAACCATCAGAGTGCATTTGATATCTGGGCCTTGTACGGATATACCCACATCCCATTCAAGTGGGTACTTAAGGGTTCTCTCAGCAGAGTGCCATTTGTTGGCTGGGCTTGTCGCAAGTGTGGATTTATCTTTGTTGACAATTCGAGTCCGGAGAGAGCTGCCAATGTTGTGTACATGGCCAATCAGGTGCTCAAGAACGAATATCATGTCATGATATTTCCGGAAGGTACACGGAGTCCTGATGGCAGGCTGGGGAAGTTCAAAAAAGGGGCGTTCAAGATAGCCATGGATACAGGTGCTCCTGTCATCCCTATATCTATAAGTGGTGCATATCAGATACTTAGTAAGGATGACATCATCCCCAAGCGTGGACACATCCGCCTCAAGATACACCCACAGATAGATAGCACTCAGTATCCTCAGGATGTGAGGGGGCTACTTGCACTTTCGGCAGACACAAGAGCTGCCATAGAGAGTGGAATTGTGCCTTGA
- a CDS encoding hemerythrin domain-containing protein has translation MQKIKTYTASTKMCDLISENYNMLLLIFRFEIPLGVGEKTIREICEENDVDEKTFLFIVNFLLYREGKDASDLHKSLSMPLIIRYLQNSHNYFLDYRLPTIRLNLFSAIEGCPPDVTYAIRKFYDEYVEEVNKHMQYENKYVFPYVEKLLEGNKDSKYSIEIFRKRHDQVELKMMELKNILIKYYPAQSGYKLNTVLHDIFSCEEELKDHNDVEDHIFTPAIIELEKEFM, from the coding sequence ATGCAAAAGATTAAAACATATACAGCGAGCACCAAGATGTGTGATCTCATCAGTGAGAATTACAATATGTTGTTGCTCATTTTCAGATTTGAAATTCCTCTTGGAGTAGGGGAGAAAACCATTCGAGAGATCTGTGAAGAGAATGATGTGGACGAGAAGACTTTCTTGTTTATTGTAAACTTCTTGCTCTATAGAGAAGGCAAAGACGCTTCAGATCTTCACAAGTCATTATCGATGCCTTTGATCATCAGGTATCTCCAAAACTCTCATAACTACTTTCTGGACTATAGATTGCCAACAATAAGGTTGAATCTCTTCTCTGCCATTGAAGGGTGTCCACCTGATGTCACTTATGCTATCCGAAAGTTTTATGATGAGTACGTAGAGGAAGTAAACAAGCATATGCAGTATGAAAACAAGTATGTTTTCCCTTATGTAGAAAAACTGCTTGAGGGTAACAAGGACTCAAAGTACTCTATTGAGATATTCCGAAAACGCCATGATCAGGTGGAGCTTAAGATGATGGAACTCAAAAATATCCTGATCAAGTATTATCCGGCTCAAAGTGGATATAAACTGAACACAGTACTGCATGACATCTTCTCTTGCGAAGAGGAGTTGAAAGATCATAATGATGTCGAGGATCATATCTTTACTCCTGCTATCATCGAGCTGGAAAAGGAGTTCATGTAA
- a CDS encoding 2-oxoacid:acceptor oxidoreductase family protein, producing the protein MKKYEIVIAGFGGQGVLSMGKILAYSGLMGNKEVSWMPSYGPEQRGGTANVTVIISDEKISSPILNSYDIAIVLNQPSLDKFISKVKPGGMLIYDGYGIHTEPKRDDIKLYKIDAMDASLEMNNTQVFNMIVLGGLLKLAPMVDIEHVLLGLKKSLPERHHKLIPLNEAAILKGMEIIREKE; encoded by the coding sequence ATGAAGAAATACGAAATAGTTATCGCTGGTTTTGGAGGACAGGGTGTACTCTCTATGGGTAAGATCCTTGCTTACTCCGGGCTTATGGGTAACAAGGAAGTAAGTTGGATGCCTTCTTACGGTCCTGAACAACGTGGTGGTACAGCAAACGTTACTGTGATCATCAGCGATGAGAAGATCAGCTCTCCTATCCTCAACAGCTACGACATCGCGATCGTCCTTAACCAACCTTCGTTGGACAAGTTCATCAGCAAAGTTAAGCCTGGTGGTATGCTTATCTATGATGGATATGGTATACATACTGAGCCTAAGAGAGATGACATCAAGCTCTACAAGATAGATGCTATGGATGCAAGTTTGGAAATGAACAACACTCAGGTCTTCAACATGATCGTGCTTGGTGGCCTTCTCAAACTTGCTCCGATGGTTGATATCGAACACGTACTTCTTGGCCTTAAGAAGTCACTTCCTGAGCGTCACCATAAACTCATACCTCTAAATGAGGCTGCAATCCTCAAGGGTATGGAGATCATCAGAGAGAAAGAATAA